From a single Kryptolebias marmoratus isolate JLee-2015 linkage group LG17, ASM164957v2, whole genome shotgun sequence genomic region:
- the mettl9 gene encoding methyltransferase-like protein 9 isoform X1 — translation MCHPQLRTVIFVAWGLCYFACLLSVRRMWSGKYVRSPLVRSLFVNMVTEGEEVVSAENQEWYRCCPDLLGESVRALFIQSHLDSDTGAFLQRSKEKSSWLFTQLYHSLVSTVLSPMVSRTSINGFLGRGAMFVFSTNQFQQLLRIEPDWRAERLLDLGAGDGGVTEVMGVHFRQVYATEVSVPMRWHLQRRNYTILGIDEWQHTGFQYDVISCLNLLDRCDDPLHLLRDIRRSLVPKTGRLVLAAVLPFQPWVEIGGRWERPKTHLKVAGKTWEEQVTNMSNDVFRKVGFQVEAVTRLPYLCEGDMYNDYYVLDDAVFVLKASGEGDDSSQ, via the exons ATGTGTCACCCGCAGCTGAGGACTGTGATTTTTGTGGCCTGGGGGCTGTGTTACTTCGCCTGCCTGCTGTCCGTGAGGAGGATGTGGAGCGGAAAGTACGTCCGCAGTCCCTTGGTCCGCTCGCTGTTTGTGAACATGGTGACCGAGGGGGAGGAGGTGGTTTCTGCTGAGAACCAGGAG TGGTACCGGTGCTGCCCGGATTTGCTGGGGGAATCGGTGCGAGCTCTTTTCATCCAGAGCCACCTGGACTCGGACACCGGGGCTTTTCTCCAGCGTAGTAAGGAGAAGTCCAGCTGGCTGTTCACTCAGCTCTATCACTCTCTCGTCTCGACCGTCCTCAGTCCTATGGTGTCGCGGACCTCCATCAACGG GTTTCTGGGTCGGGGAGCAATGTTCGTGTTTTCCACCAACCAGTTCCAGCAGCTGCTCCGGATCGAGCCAGACTGGAGGGCTGAGAGACTCCTGGACCTCGGTGCTGGAGATGGAGGGGTCACAGAGGTGATGGGAGTCCATTTCAGACAGGTCTATGCAACTGAGGTCTCGGTACCCATGAGATGGCACCTGCAGAGGAGGAATTACAC AATACTGGGTATAGATGAGTGGCAGCACACTGGTTTCCAGTACGATGTGATCAGCTGTTTGAACCTGCTGGACCGCTGCGATGACCCTCTGCACCTCCTGCGGGACATCAGGAGATCCTTAGTCCCAAAGACAGGAAGGCTCGTCCTGGCTGCTGTGCTCCCCTTTCAGCCATGGGTGGAAATCG gggGCAGGTGGGAGCGTCCGAAAACGCACCTAAAAGTTGCCGGAAAGACGTGGGAGGAGCAAGTAACTAACATGTCCAACGATGTTTTCCGGAAAGTCGGCTTTCAGGTGGAGGCTGTGACCCGTCTGCCGTACCTCTGCGAAGGAGACATGTATAATGATTATTACGTTCTTGAcgatgctgtttttgttctcaaGGCCTCTGGTGAAGGTGATGATTCTTCTCAGTGA
- the mettl9 gene encoding methyltransferase-like protein 9 isoform X2 → MWSGKYVRSPLVRSLFVNMVTEGEEVVSAENQEWYRCCPDLLGESVRALFIQSHLDSDTGAFLQRSKEKSSWLFTQLYHSLVSTVLSPMVSRTSINGFLGRGAMFVFSTNQFQQLLRIEPDWRAERLLDLGAGDGGVTEVMGVHFRQVYATEVSVPMRWHLQRRNYTILGIDEWQHTGFQYDVISCLNLLDRCDDPLHLLRDIRRSLVPKTGRLVLAAVLPFQPWVEIGGRWERPKTHLKVAGKTWEEQVTNMSNDVFRKVGFQVEAVTRLPYLCEGDMYNDYYVLDDAVFVLKASGEGDDSSQ, encoded by the exons ATGTGGAGCGGAAAGTACGTCCGCAGTCCCTTGGTCCGCTCGCTGTTTGTGAACATGGTGACCGAGGGGGAGGAGGTGGTTTCTGCTGAGAACCAGGAG TGGTACCGGTGCTGCCCGGATTTGCTGGGGGAATCGGTGCGAGCTCTTTTCATCCAGAGCCACCTGGACTCGGACACCGGGGCTTTTCTCCAGCGTAGTAAGGAGAAGTCCAGCTGGCTGTTCACTCAGCTCTATCACTCTCTCGTCTCGACCGTCCTCAGTCCTATGGTGTCGCGGACCTCCATCAACGG GTTTCTGGGTCGGGGAGCAATGTTCGTGTTTTCCACCAACCAGTTCCAGCAGCTGCTCCGGATCGAGCCAGACTGGAGGGCTGAGAGACTCCTGGACCTCGGTGCTGGAGATGGAGGGGTCACAGAGGTGATGGGAGTCCATTTCAGACAGGTCTATGCAACTGAGGTCTCGGTACCCATGAGATGGCACCTGCAGAGGAGGAATTACAC AATACTGGGTATAGATGAGTGGCAGCACACTGGTTTCCAGTACGATGTGATCAGCTGTTTGAACCTGCTGGACCGCTGCGATGACCCTCTGCACCTCCTGCGGGACATCAGGAGATCCTTAGTCCCAAAGACAGGAAGGCTCGTCCTGGCTGCTGTGCTCCCCTTTCAGCCATGGGTGGAAATCG gggGCAGGTGGGAGCGTCCGAAAACGCACCTAAAAGTTGCCGGAAAGACGTGGGAGGAGCAAGTAACTAACATGTCCAACGATGTTTTCCGGAAAGTCGGCTTTCAGGTGGAGGCTGTGACCCGTCTGCCGTACCTCTGCGAAGGAGACATGTATAATGATTATTACGTTCTTGAcgatgctgtttttgttctcaaGGCCTCTGGTGAAGGTGATGATTCTTCTCAGTGA
- the kdelr2b gene encoding ER lumen protein-retaining receptor 2b — protein sequence MNIFRLTGDLSHLAAIIILLLKIWKSRSCAGISGKSQVLFALVFTTRYLDLLTSFISLYNTTMKLIYIGCSYATVYLIYMKFKATYDGNHDTFRVEFLVIPVGGLAFLVNHDFSPLEILWTFSIYLESVAILPQLFMISKTGEAETITTHYLFFLGLYRALYLINWIWRFYFEGFFDMIAIVAGVVQTILYCDFFYLYVTKVLKGKKLSLPA from the exons ATGAACATTTTCAGGCTAACCGGCGATCTGTCCCACCTAGCAGCCATCATCATTTTGCTGCTAAAAATATGGAAATCCAGGTCTTGTGCCG GTATTTCTGGGAAGAGTCAGGTCCTGTTTGCCTTGGTGTTCACCACTCGCTACCTGGACCTGCTCACGTCCTTCATCTCCCTCTACAACACCACCATGAAG CTCATCTACATCGGATGTTCGTACGCCACGGTGTACCTGATCTACATGAAGTTCAAGGCGACGTATGACGGGAACCATGACACGTTCAGGGTGGAGTTTCTGGTCATCCCTGTTGGCGGGCTGGCGTTCCTGGTGAACCACGACTTCTCTCCTCTGGAG ATCTTGTGGACATTTTCCATCTACTTGGAGTCGGTGGCCATTCTCCCCCAGCTCTTCATGATCAGTAAAACGGGTGAGGCTGAGACCATCACCACCCACTACCTGTTCTTCCTGGGACTCTACAGAGCCCTCTATCTCATCAACTGGATATGGAGGTTCTACTTCGAAGGGTTCTTTGATATGATCGCAATCGTGGCGGGGGTGGTTCAGACCATCCTTTACTGCGATTTCTTCTATTTGTATGTAACAAAAG TTCTGAAAGGAAAGAAGCTGAGCCTGCCAGCCTAA